From a region of the Methanolobus tindarius DSM 2278 genome:
- a CDS encoding PAS domain S-box protein gives MIHSEEDVEMNDLRQKIIGLTETSHRKSYYPQLKEQINELSIAMDALQESENKYRTLVENVNIGIIRTEPWEGGRIIQANPALCKMLGFENEDELLNYPVEGIYLHPEDRAELMDKLKQLGKIKDHKIKFKVRDGSTILCSLTLSAQYDSDGNIKFVDGVAEDITEKEQKAEALRQANNKLNLLSSITRHDIVNQVMVLEGYLLLLAEKVKDPEQLELIQRMKGNIRSIDKHIMFTKDYQEIGIHAPEWVNLRAALKDAMVSLDNSLVDIHIESGSYMIFTDPMVRKVFYNLGNNVVKHSRAEHLYITTDEQDDQLLVVFQDDGIGIEDKKRLFKKGSSSSGYGLFLSKEILSITGIGIREIGASGEGARFEIIFPQGQYKSVQ, from the coding sequence ATGATTCACTCTGAAGAGGATGTTGAAATGAATGATCTCAGGCAGAAAATCATTGGATTAACTGAGACCTCCCATCGCAAGAGTTATTATCCTCAGCTTAAGGAACAAATCAATGAACTTAGCATTGCCATGGATGCCCTGCAGGAAAGTGAAAATAAGTACCGTACTCTTGTTGAGAATGTGAACATTGGTATAATCAGAACCGAACCCTGGGAAGGTGGAAGAATTATTCAGGCAAACCCGGCTCTGTGCAAGATGCTGGGATTTGAGAATGAAGATGAACTATTGAATTATCCTGTAGAAGGCATATATCTTCATCCGGAAGATCGTGCAGAGTTGATGGATAAATTGAAGCAACTTGGAAAAATTAAAGATCATAAAATCAAATTTAAGGTAAGGGATGGTTCTACTATTCTCTGTTCTCTTACCCTTTCCGCACAATATGATTCTGATGGTAATATCAAGTTTGTGGATGGTGTAGCTGAAGACATCACCGAGAAAGAACAAAAGGCAGAAGCCCTCAGGCAGGCAAACAATAAACTAAATCTTTTAAGTTCGATAACCCGTCATGATATAGTTAATCAGGTAATGGTTCTGGAAGGATATTTACTGCTGCTGGCAGAGAAAGTAAAAGATCCTGAACAACTTGAACTGATACAGAGAATGAAGGGCAATATCAGGTCTATAGATAAGCATATAATGTTCACCAAGGATTATCAGGAAATAGGAATTCATGCACCCGAATGGGTAAATCTTCGGGCTGCTCTGAAGGATGCTATGGTATCATTGGATAATTCTCTGGTTGATATTCATATAGAATCAGGGAGCTATATGATTTTCACCGATCCAATGGTTAGGAAAGTTTTTTACAATCTCGGAAACAATGTGGTGAAACACAGCCGGGCTGAACACCTTTACATTACTACTGATGAACAGGATGATCAGTTGCTGGTTGTTTTCCAGGATGATGGAATCGGTATTGAGGACAAGAAAAGGTTGTTTAAAAAAGGTAGTTCCTCTTCTGGATATGGACTTTTTCTTTCAAAAGAGATCCTTTCAATTACAGGCATTGGAATAAGAGAAATCGGCGCTTCTGGTGAAGGTGCTCGCTTTGAAATCATTTTTCCGCAAGGACAGTACAAATCTGTTCAATAA
- the ercA gene encoding alcohol dehydrogenase-like regulatory protein ErcA: MSGKCSKNTINMSHGILPTRKFSAPEIILGDGSRNLIGQYVNSLSGRNILLVTDPGVIKAGWAGEVEDSINSEGIDIVVYNKVSSNPRSSEVMRGAELYENEGCDLIVAVGGGSPMDCAKAIGAVASNQCSVLELEGVDEVAMPAPPLICIPTTAGSSADVSQFAIINDEKEKRKFAIISKTMIADLALIDPETTLSMDSQLTAATGMDALCHAFESYVSNASSVMTDMYALEATKLISEYLPKVYDEPDNLVYRDKVMLGSMYAGLAFSNASLGLVHAMAHSLGGYKDSPHGECNAQLLGPVVEFNYSFASEKYKELEAAMLGTKSVGDKGPEGVVNALLDITEHLEIKPGLACMGVKDSDIELLSKNAFKDPCLATNPNPAKIEDIARIFHDSL, translated from the coding sequence ATGAGTGGGAAATGTAGTAAAAATACGATTAATATGTCTCATGGAATTCTTCCAACCCGCAAATTCTCCGCGCCGGAAATTATTCTGGGTGATGGCTCCAGAAATCTAATTGGCCAGTATGTCAACAGTCTCTCCGGCAGAAATATCCTGCTGGTAACAGATCCGGGTGTCATCAAAGCGGGCTGGGCCGGGGAAGTTGAAGATAGTATCAATTCAGAAGGAATAGACATTGTAGTCTATAACAAAGTCTCTTCCAACCCCAGATCCTCTGAAGTGATGCGGGGCGCTGAACTTTATGAGAATGAAGGATGCGATCTCATTGTGGCCGTCGGAGGCGGTAGTCCTATGGACTGTGCCAAAGCAATAGGTGCTGTAGCTTCAAATCAATGTAGTGTTCTGGAACTTGAAGGTGTGGATGAAGTTGCTATGCCCGCCCCACCTTTGATATGTATTCCAACCACTGCAGGTTCTTCTGCTGATGTATCCCAATTTGCTATAATCAACGATGAAAAAGAGAAGCGTAAATTTGCCATAATCAGTAAAACCATGATAGCAGATCTGGCTCTTATAGATCCCGAAACCACGCTTTCAATGGATTCTCAACTGACTGCTGCTACTGGTATGGATGCTCTTTGTCACGCTTTTGAATCATATGTTTCAAATGCCTCCTCTGTGATGACTGACATGTATGCACTGGAAGCAACAAAACTAATATCGGAGTATTTGCCCAAAGTTTATGATGAACCTGATAATCTTGTTTACAGGGATAAGGTAATGCTTGGCAGCATGTATGCAGGACTTGCATTTTCAAACGCCAGCTTGGGTCTTGTTCATGCAATGGCTCATAGTCTGGGTGGATATAAGGATTCTCCGCATGGGGAATGTAATGCTCAGCTCCTGGGTCCGGTTGTCGAGTTCAATTATTCTTTTGCATCTGAAAAGTATAAGGAACTTGAAGCAGCTATGTTGGGAACTAAGTCTGTAGGTGACAAAGGCCCCGAAGGGGTTGTAAATGCGCTTTTGGACATTACTGAACATCTGGAAATAAAACCCGGATTGGCATGCATGGGCGTAAAAGACAGTGATATTGAACTTCTCAGTAAAAATGCATTCAAAGACCCGTGTCTGGCTACGAATCCCAATCCGGCTAAAATTGAAGATATAGCGAGAATTTTCCATGATTCACTCTGA